The stretch of DNA GCCGGGGTGCCGGCTCTCCTGGATGACGCGGTCCCCATGCCCATTGTCAGCAGTCCCATGACCCGGGCCAGGGAGACGGCGGCTCCCCTGGCCGGCATCTGGAACTGCACCCCTCATATCGATCCCCGGTTCTCGGAGATACCTACACCGGCGGACGTTACCGCCGCAAGAAAAGCCTGGATCAAGTCGGTTCTGTCTAAGACATGGCCGGAATTGGGCGCTGATTTGCAGGCATACAGAGACCGGCTGATCCGTGCCGCCTGTGCCATGGAACGGGACACGGTGGTTTTCACCCATTTCATCGCGATCAACACCCTTGTCGGCAAGGCTTTGAACGACAGCAGGGTATTGATCTTCTGGCCTGACAACGCGTCCATTACCACCCTGCAAACCGACGGGGCGGCCCTCGAACTCGTCGAAAAAGGGGTCGAGTCTCCCTCCATAATCGGCTGACCCCACGGCTGCAACGCTGGGGTGCCCCCTGCAGGTCGGATTGCTCCTCCCGAAAATAGATGACCGCCGGCTAAAAAAACGCTTGACAAGATATGAATGTAAGCGTTACTTACAATCAGGAGTTTCTTTATGGGCAATGCCACGATACCGGCGACGACAATGGACAATGACGAAAAACAGGGATCGCCTCCGGCCATGTTGAAACTGGCGGCGGCCATGCGCCGACTCCTGCGCACCAAGGACTTCAACTCCATCACAACCGCGGAAATATCCAGGACCGCCGGTGCCAACGAAGCCCTCATCTACCGCTATTTCAAGGACAAGAGGGGGTTGCTGCACCAGGTGCTTTACGATTACCTCCTGGACTTTCATACGGAAGTTCAGAATGAGATCAACGCCGTGCCCGATGCCTTGGGCAAGCTGAAATGCCTCATCCGGACCCATATCCGCATGTACGACAGCAACCGCGTGTTTGCCAGGATTCTGCTGCTGGAGGTGCGGAATTTTCCGGCTTACTTCGAGAGCACGACCTACCGGCTGGTGAAAGGGTACGGGAAGATGGTGAGCGACATTATCGTCGACGGCGTGGCAGCGGGGGAGATCAGAGACGATGTCCCGGTTTCGCGAATT from Deltaproteobacteria bacterium encodes:
- a CDS encoding histidine phosphatase family protein — protein: MSTLYLVRHGRAAASWGESADPGLDDTGREQAAGVPALLDDAVPMPIVSSPMTRARETAAPLAGIWNCTPHIDPRFSEIPTPADVTAARKAWIKSVLSKTWPELGADLQAYRDRLIRAACAMERDTVVFTHFIAINTLVGKALNDSRVLIFWPDNASITTLQTDGAALELVEKGVESPSIIG
- a CDS encoding TetR/AcrR family transcriptional regulator, producing MGNATIPATTMDNDEKQGSPPAMLKLAAAMRRLLRTKDFNSITTAEISRTAGANEALIYRYFKDKRGLLHQVLYDYLLDFHTEVQNEINAVPDALGKLKCLIRTHIRMYDSNRVFARILLLEVRNFPAYFESTTYRLVKGYGKMVSDIIVDGVAAGEIRDDVPVSRIRDLILGGIEHFCIAEVIFNHKLAVDETAGHLCELLFSGIKAESVAGGKDPAAAAGF